A portion of the Clostridium gelidum genome contains these proteins:
- a CDS encoding chemotaxis protein CheD: protein MVSTEIKVGIADLNLVLDPGAIMTIGLGSCIGIALYDKTLKVAGLAHIMLPDSTQFKSSTNPMKFADLAIPMLIEKMEGQGCKKRNLIAKIAGGASMFNFSDKSIISDIGKRNGEAVKKSLKEVSIPILAEEIGGNKGRTMILQANDGKVILKVVGLGIIEL from the coding sequence ATGGTAAGTACAGAAATAAAAGTTGGAATAGCTGATTTAAATTTAGTGTTAGATCCAGGTGCAATAATGACAATAGGATTAGGATCGTGTATAGGCATAGCTTTATATGATAAGACTCTTAAAGTGGCGGGATTAGCTCACATAATGCTTCCGGATAGTACTCAATTTAAAAGTAGTACAAACCCCATGAAATTTGCGGATTTAGCTATTCCAATGTTAATTGAAAAAATGGAGGGCCAAGGATGTAAAAAGAGAAACCTCATAGCAAAGATTGCTGGAGGAGCTTCAATGTTTAATTTTTCTGATAAAAGTATAATAAGCGATATTGGAAAGAGGAATGGTGAAGCAGTTAAAAAATCATTGAAAGAGGTATCAATTCCAATACTTGCTGAAGAAATTGGCGGAAATAAAGGAAGAACTATGATTCTCCAAGCTAATGATGGAAAAGTAATACTTAAAGTAGTAGGCTTGGGAATTATTGAATTATAA
- a CDS encoding chemotaxis protein CheW, whose translation MANSEIKILIFGLNGEHYATNIKEVERILGYQEPTVLPDAPTFVKGVINYEQSILPIISLSRKFNFGQDKESENRKIIVVKRKENKFGIIVENVYEVKDVNSDLVEEAPQITTTIDKKYIAGLIKLEDNIVILLDLEEILSSEDEDNIF comes from the coding sequence ATGGCGAATAGTGAAATTAAAATATTGATATTTGGATTAAATGGAGAACATTATGCAACAAATATAAAGGAAGTTGAAAGAATTTTGGGATATCAAGAACCAACAGTTCTTCCAGATGCACCTACCTTTGTAAAAGGAGTAATAAACTATGAACAAAGCATACTTCCAATAATAAGTTTATCAAGAAAATTTAATTTTGGACAAGATAAAGAAAGCGAAAATAGAAAAATAATAGTTGTAAAAAGAAAAGAAAATAAATTTGGAATTATCGTAGAAAATGTTTATGAAGTAAAGGATGTTAATAGTGACTTAGTGGAAGAAGCACCACAAATAACAACTACAATAGATAAAAAATATATTGCAGGATTAATAAAATTAGAAGATAATATAGTTATTTTATTAGATTTAGAAGAAATATTGTCTTCAGAGGATGAAGACAATATTTTCTAG
- a CDS encoding DUF342 domain-containing protein codes for MNVKFSGTSLEECIEKASFELNISKEALKYRVTKEEKRFFKKKFEIEILNDDLNTEIKLEEKEIIEIEEEIEVKETFGAKVEDGKIIITESKDNDEIITIKSCSGVNLFVNGEKSDLITIVTGKDKIEYKFDEIEPMRTVNISITTDKMEAYINIESISKHVYKLVDQEYHKNLTLIKKKVSEEYPTKYSPKELKELIQSKGIRYGIIEDELNNVCNEYQVNNKIIAKGLSVQNDIADEIQTLFKDSEELIKHTDVEQKVDYRNRYSFSNVKIGDVIAKIVPGKSGVDGIDVLGLSIKRKTAKKFMVKTGEGCKLENNNIIATTEGKPAIKGNVIVVNKLYKVDQVDLKSGNIDFVGNVDVVGAISEGMEVKVGNDLHVGKNVETAVVRSSGEITINGNVLNSTVTAGSENVERKQYLDNLISFKNVLNELCSSAEQIKENNLLGMKEYGEIIKILIENKFKLLPKLSRSILNYNMSQGIQQSDITTFIINKLLGLGPLKIKKIRELQQFIETVKEEMEEMENSVIIPTNIYLAYAQGAEIEASGSVFITGKGQYNSNITALNNIEFTGDHAVSRGGTLCAGHEIKLKSVGSTAGVNTILKVPKTGRIMADIAYNNTIFCFGERQIMLEESAKNVEVYIDKTGEITIDKFNL; via the coding sequence ATGAATGTGAAATTTTCTGGAACATCTTTAGAAGAATGTATTGAAAAAGCATCATTTGAATTGAATATTTCTAAAGAAGCTCTAAAATATAGAGTGACTAAAGAAGAAAAAAGGTTTTTTAAAAAAAAATTTGAAATAGAAATATTAAATGACGACCTAAATACTGAAATTAAACTTGAAGAAAAAGAAATAATAGAGATTGAAGAAGAAATAGAAGTTAAAGAAACATTTGGAGCTAAGGTAGAAGATGGTAAAATAATAATAACAGAATCTAAAGATAATGATGAGATTATTACAATAAAGTCATGCTCAGGTGTGAATTTGTTTGTTAATGGAGAAAAAAGCGATCTGATAACTATAGTAACAGGTAAAGATAAAATTGAATATAAATTTGATGAAATTGAACCTATGAGAACTGTGAATATATCAATTACAACTGATAAAATGGAAGCTTATATTAATATAGAATCTATCTCAAAACACGTATATAAACTAGTTGATCAAGAATATCATAAAAATTTGACACTTATAAAGAAAAAAGTTAGCGAAGAGTATCCAACTAAATACTCTCCAAAAGAATTGAAAGAATTGATACAAAGCAAAGGAATTCGATATGGTATTATAGAAGATGAGCTTAATAATGTATGCAATGAATATCAGGTAAATAATAAAATAATAGCTAAAGGATTATCAGTTCAAAATGACATAGCAGATGAGATTCAGACTTTGTTCAAGGATTCAGAAGAATTAATAAAGCATACGGATGTTGAGCAAAAAGTAGATTATAGAAATAGATATTCATTTTCTAATGTAAAGATAGGAGATGTTATAGCAAAAATAGTACCAGGTAAATCAGGGGTAGATGGTATAGACGTTTTAGGACTGTCAATAAAAAGAAAAACAGCTAAAAAATTTATGGTAAAAACTGGAGAGGGCTGTAAACTTGAAAATAATAATATTATAGCAACTACAGAGGGAAAACCAGCCATTAAAGGAAATGTGATTGTTGTAAACAAGCTATATAAAGTAGATCAAGTGGATTTGAAAAGTGGAAATATAGATTTTGTTGGAAATGTAGACGTGGTTGGAGCTATTTCAGAAGGCATGGAAGTTAAAGTAGGAAATGATCTTCATGTGGGAAAAAATGTAGAAACGGCAGTAGTAAGATCTTCGGGAGAAATTACTATTAATGGTAACGTATTAAATTCAACAGTAACCGCTGGTTCTGAAAACGTTGAAAGAAAACAGTATTTAGATAATTTAATTAGTTTCAAAAATGTTTTAAATGAATTATGTTCTTCAGCTGAACAAATAAAAGAAAATAATCTACTCGGAATGAAAGAATATGGGGAAATTATTAAAATATTAATAGAGAATAAGTTTAAGTTACTTCCTAAATTATCAAGAAGTATTTTGAATTATAATATGTCTCAAGGAATTCAACAAAGTGATATAACTACGTTTATAATAAATAAATTATTAGGGCTTGGACCATTAAAAATAAAAAAAATAAGAGAATTGCAACAGTTTATTGAAACAGTGAAGGAAGAAATGGAAGAAATGGAAAACTCGGTGATTATTCCGACAAATATTTATTTGGCGTATGCACAAGGGGCTGAAATCGAAGCATCTGGAAGTGTTTTTATAACAGGGAAAGGACAATATAATTCTAATATAACAGCGTTAAATAATATAGAATTTACTGGTGATCATGCTGTTTCTAGAGGAGGCACTCTATGTGCTGGTCATGAAATAAAATTAAAATCAGTAGGAAGCACCGCTGGGGTTAACACCATACTAAAAGTTCCTAAAACAGGGCGTATTATGGCTGATATAGCATATAATAATACAATTTTTTGTTTTGGAGAAAGGCAAATTATGTTAGAAGAATCAGCCAAAAATGTGGAAGTATATATAGATAAAACTGGAGAAATTACAATTGATAAATTTAATTTATAG
- a CDS encoding aminotransferase class IV, giving the protein MEEKIIYEVLRVINGKSIFLENHLSRMKNSFELINEKFTLTYEEISRKIDDLIKSENKVEGNIKITYGVHEKILKIFFIKHSYPSNEMYDTGVKTILYFGERNNPNAKIVDDNFREKVNSEIKEKNVYEAILVNQNGYITEGSKSNIFMVKDNELLTSPINEVLPGVTRGKIIKIAEKLGIKVKEVEYKYSDIDKLDGMFISGTSPNILPIKSVNNINLDSNNDIIRKLAIEYDNDISQYLKNH; this is encoded by the coding sequence ATGGAAGAAAAAATAATATATGAAGTACTTAGGGTTATAAATGGTAAATCGATTTTTCTAGAAAATCATTTAAGTAGAATGAAAAATTCATTTGAATTAATTAATGAAAAATTCACATTAACATATGAAGAGATAAGTAGGAAAATAGATGATTTGATAAAATCTGAAAATAAAGTTGAAGGTAACATAAAAATAACATATGGAGTGCACGAAAAGATATTAAAGATATTCTTTATAAAACATTCATATCCTTCAAATGAAATGTACGACACAGGGGTTAAGACAATACTATATTTTGGAGAGCGTAACAATCCTAATGCAAAAATAGTTGATGATAATTTTAGGGAAAAGGTAAATAGTGAAATAAAAGAGAAAAATGTATATGAGGCTATATTAGTTAATCAAAATGGATATATAACAGAAGGAAGCAAATCTAATATATTTATGGTTAAAGATAATGAACTTTTAACATCACCAATAAATGAAGTGTTGCCAGGTGTTACTAGAGGCAAAATTATAAAAATAGCAGAAAAACTTGGAATTAAGGTTAAAGAGGTAGAGTATAAATATTCAGATATTGATAAATTAGATGGAATGTTTATTTCAGGTACATCTCCAAACATATTGCCAATAAAATCAGTAAATAATATAAATTTAGACTCAAATAACGACATTATTAGAAAATTGGCAATTGAGTATGATAATGATATAAGCCAATACCTAAAAAATCATTAA
- a CDS encoding HAD-IB family hydrolase has protein sequence MKKLAIFDIDYTITKKETLMELFKYVIKNDKRNIRFLPRAIYCGSMYGLKIYDERKVKEEFLKFIDGIREQDLAKLVRRFYDEKLKTILYEDAIKMMKKLKSEGYDIYLISASPEFYINEFHNIKEVDKIIGTKFNFKDGIFTRTMEGKNCKGEEKVRRLKEVLENEKIEVNFKESYMFSDSLSDKPLLDLVGKPYLINYRKKHEIEILKWK, from the coding sequence TTGAAAAAACTTGCTATATTTGATATAGATTATACTATTACTAAAAAAGAGACTTTAATGGAATTATTTAAATATGTTATAAAAAATGATAAAAGAAATATTCGTTTTTTACCTAGAGCTATATACTGTGGAAGTATGTATGGATTAAAAATATATGATGAGAGAAAAGTAAAAGAGGAGTTTTTAAAATTTATTGATGGAATAAGAGAACAAGATTTAGCGAAACTTGTAAGGAGATTTTATGATGAAAAATTAAAAACAATATTATATGAAGATGCAATAAAAATGATGAAAAAACTTAAGAGTGAAGGGTATGATATATATTTAATTTCAGCATCACCAGAGTTTTATATTAACGAGTTTCATAATATAAAAGAAGTTGATAAAATAATAGGAACTAAATTCAATTTTAAAGATGGTATTTTTACAAGAACTATGGAGGGCAAGAATTGTAAAGGCGAAGAAAAGGTAAGAAGACTAAAAGAAGTTCTTGAAAACGAAAAAATAGAAGTAAACTTTAAAGAATCATACATGTTTTCGGACTCTTTATCAGACAAACCATTGTTGGACTTAGTTGGAAAACCATATTTAATAAATTATAGAAAAAAGCATGAGATAGAAATATTGAAGTGGAAATAA
- a CDS encoding pyridoxal phosphate-dependent aminotransferase, which translates to MQLSKKAGNMSPSITLAITAKANELKSQGVDVVSFGAGEPDFNTPENIIQAAIKAMHDGKTKYTPAGGILELKQTICEKFKNDNDLEYKPSQITISTGGKQCLANAFMAILNPEDEVLIPVPYWVSYPELVKLADGIPVFVETSKENNYKYTISDLEKATTDKTKAILINSPNNPTGTIYHEEELLEIANFAKEHNLLIISDEIYEKLIYDGEKHTSIAALNEDAYERTIVINGVSKTYAMTGWRLGYVAASEKITKLMTSIQSHMTSNVNTIAQYAAIEALNGPIEDLNNMIKEFENRRNFMIYKLEKLNEISIIKPSGAFYIMVNISAYLNTTFREQVINNSVDFAKVLLEEEKVAVIPGMGFGLDDYIRLSYATSMDIIETGIDRISIFLSKIK; encoded by the coding sequence ATGCAATTATCTAAAAAAGCGGGCAATATGAGTCCATCTATTACATTGGCAATTACAGCTAAAGCAAATGAATTAAAAAGTCAAGGGGTTGACGTGGTAAGCTTTGGGGCTGGTGAACCAGATTTTAATACGCCAGAAAATATAATTCAAGCTGCTATAAAAGCAATGCATGATGGAAAAACTAAATATACTCCAGCAGGTGGTATATTAGAGCTAAAACAAACTATATGTGAAAAGTTTAAAAATGACAATGATTTAGAGTATAAGCCAAGTCAAATAACAATTTCTACTGGTGGTAAACAGTGTTTAGCGAATGCTTTCATGGCTATCTTAAATCCAGAAGATGAAGTGTTAATTCCAGTACCATATTGGGTTAGTTATCCTGAATTAGTGAAGTTGGCAGATGGAATACCGGTATTTGTAGAAACATCTAAAGAAAATAATTATAAATATACAATATCTGATTTAGAAAAAGCTACTACAGATAAAACAAAAGCAATATTAATAAATAGTCCTAATAATCCAACTGGAACTATTTATCATGAGGAAGAATTATTAGAAATAGCTAATTTTGCTAAAGAACATAATTTGTTAATTATATCAGATGAAATTTATGAAAAATTAATATATGATGGAGAAAAACATACAAGTATAGCAGCTTTAAATGAAGATGCATATGAAAGAACAATAGTAATAAATGGTGTGTCTAAAACATATGCGATGACAGGCTGGAGATTAGGATATGTAGCTGCAAGTGAAAAAATAACTAAACTCATGACCAGTATTCAAAGTCATATGACATCAAATGTAAATACAATAGCACAATATGCAGCAATAGAAGCATTGAATGGACCAATCGAAGACTTAAATAATATGATTAAAGAATTTGAAAATAGAAGAAATTTCATGATATATAAATTAGAAAAATTAAATGAAATATCTATTATAAAGCCAAGTGGAGCATTTTACATTATGGTTAATATATCAGCATATTTAAATACTACTTTTAGAGAACAAGTTATTAATAATTCAGTAGACTTTGCAAAAGTATTATTGGAAGAAGAAAAAGTTGCAGTAATACCTGGAATGGGATTTGGATTAGATGATTACATAAGATTATCATATGCAACATCTATGGACATAATAGAGACTGGAATAGATAGAATATCAATATTTTTAAGTAAAATCAAATGA
- a CDS encoding DUF1292 domain-containing protein: MEKDLEKCGCNDEEKNCGCGGHGHDEDHECNCKHDDDEHECGCGCGEEDEEDFVIDLEDENGNIVTCPIIDEFEYEEKSYYLAQNPEEDSVYLFRLDNEELVVPDEEEFDRVSAYYQDELVGEE; the protein is encoded by the coding sequence ATGGAAAAAGATTTAGAAAAATGCGGATGTAATGATGAAGAAAAAAATTGTGGATGTGGTGGACACGGCCATGATGAAGATCATGAATGTAATTGCAAACATGACGACGATGAACATGAATGTGGTTGTGGATGTGGTGAAGAAGATGAAGAAGACTTCGTTATAGATTTAGAAGACGAAAATGGAAATATAGTTACATGTCCTATAATTGATGAATTTGAATATGAAGAGAAGTCATATTACTTAGCTCAAAATCCAGAAGAAGATTCAGTTTATCTTTTTAGACTTGATAATGAGGAACTTGTAGTTCCGGACGAAGAGGAATTTGATAGAGTATCAGCTTACTACCAAGATGAATTAGTGGGCGAAGAATAG